The Halobacteriovoraceae bacterium DNA segment TTTAAAATGAATTGCATTAAAACTCCAATATTTCTCAATTTTAACATAAATAAGAATAATCAAAACAGGTGCCTATATTTATCGCATAATTATTTCATTTAATAATAGTGAATACACCCTTAAGGTGCTGAAAATAGGTTATCTGGTCTTTCCCTCTACAGGAAACAGTTCATTATTTTATCAAAAATTTGCGTAAAACTCGGTACTTTAGTGCGGAGATATAAGCAAATGCCCACTGGCGAGGTTAATGAGGTCTGTCTTGCTGCTCTATATATTGCTTGATGACTTCCAGTGGCGCCCCTCCACAACTTCCTGCAAAATAACTAGGTGACCAAAGAGCATTTCCCCATAGTTTTTTTCTAATTTCAGGATAATTTGATTCTCGAATATATCTTGATGAAACCCCCTTTAAAGATCCCACAAGTTTTGAAAGCGTCACTTTTGGCGGGTAATTTACCAGAAGATGAACGTGATCGCCTTCTCCTTCAAATTCAACCAACTCCGCTTCAAAATCAGAGCATACGGAATTAAAAACTTCTTTGAGGTGATCTAATACTCGCGATGTAAAGCAAACTCGCCTATATTTTGTTACAAAGACTAAGTGTGCATGAAGCAGAAAGGTGCAGTGTCTGCCATGTCTGATCTTTGGATTTGTACGTTCTTTGATTGATTTATTTGAATTTAAATTACTCATAGACTAATAATTAATTTCTCTTGGCCAATAGGTCAAGAAGTGATATTCTAAGTCTGTATGGAAAAGATTAATCTGGCCTATAAATTCAAGTTAAATCCTAGTGAGAGTCAAATTGAGATATTTTCCTCATGGGCCGGAACCTGTCGGTTTCTCTATAACCTTTGCCTTGAGCATAGAATTCTTTCATGGACTCAATATAGAAGCTCAATTAACTACTATGATCAGGCAAATGAGTTAAAGGACCTAAAATCGTGTGAGGGATTTGAGTGGATCAAAGATTCTCCGGCACAAATTCTTCAACAGTCTTTAAAAGATTTAGATAAGGCCTTTAAGTCATTTTGGAGATCCGGTTTTGGATTTCCAAAATACAAGAAAAAGGGAATTGGTGATAGTTTTCGTTTTCCAGACGCTAAACAATTCTCTGTGAGAAAAGTAACTCGAAAGAAAGCTTTTGTTAAGCTTCCTAAAATCGGAGAAGTCGCATTTAGATTAAGTCGAAAAATTGAAGGCAAAATCAAAAATGCGACTATTAAAAAAGAGGT contains these protein-coding regions:
- the tnpA gene encoding IS200/IS605 family transposase is translated as MRHGRHCTFLLHAHLVFVTKYRRVCFTSRVLDHLKEVFNSVCSDFEAELVEFEGEGDHVHLLVNYPPKVTLSKLVGSLKGVSSRYIRESNYPEIRKKLWGNALWSPSYFAGSCGGAPLEVIKQYIEQQDRPH